One Elephas maximus indicus isolate mEleMax1 chromosome 18, mEleMax1 primary haplotype, whole genome shotgun sequence genomic region harbors:
- the LNP1 gene encoding leukemia NUP98 fusion partner 1, whose translation MEHKDDDDDDDESFAKWMSSFWGHSWTEEDERRLRLRERHRSQAAGYRKTSLPCPFPELPKITSSDHHPRRHSHEDQEFWCRAHMRNSRKCSGDGSFKEPLESKGRSYSKIQGVSESFEQQLCFRTKRSVSLGPESRKERDERECLRMEIRACKKVEERRGSKKEDHGEAYMPPLVEKGPE comes from the exons ATGGAGCacaaagatgatgatgatgatgatgatgaatctTTTGCCAAATGGATGAGCAGCTTCTGGGGTCACAGCTGGACGGAGGAGGATGAGAGAAGACTCCGACTCCGGGAACGCCACCGATCACAAGCTGCTGGTTACAGGAAAacctccctgccctgccct TTTCCTGAGCTTCCCAAAATTACATCATCTGACCACCATCCTAGGAGGCATTCTCATGAGGACCAGGAATTCTGGTGCCGTGCCCACATGAGGAATTCCAGGAAATGCTCGGGAGATGGGTCATTCAAGGAGCCACTGGAATCAAAAGGAAGATCTTATTCAAAAATTCAGGGAGTTTCGGAGTCCTTTGAACAGCAACTATGCTTTAGAACCAAACGCTCTGTCTCTTTG GGACCTGAAAGTAGAAAGGAGAGAGATGAAAGAGAGTGCCTGAGGATGGAGATAAGAGCCTGTAAGAAAGTGGAGGAAAGAAGAGGCTCTAAGAAGGAAGATCACGGAGAGGCATACATGCCCCCGCTGGTTGAAAAAGGGCCTGAATAG